The Dioscorea cayenensis subsp. rotundata cultivar TDr96_F1 chromosome 8, TDr96_F1_v2_PseudoChromosome.rev07_lg8_w22 25.fasta, whole genome shotgun sequence genome segment GTATTCTACTTTTAATGGAGCAATATGTGCGTTGTTTGTACATACATTTCTGTCATGCATGAACTATTATGTGTATGCAGCTGTTAAAACTtatcaattttcattttcaatagGGCTGGCAACAGAAGCTAGATCCAAACTTTGACATTATGCGGACTCTGAAAACATTGCTAATCGATGATGGCTCGGCACGACCTATTGATTGCTTATTTTCTTGAAACAGTTTTAACAGTAAGTTACCTTAATGgaatttgtaaattttgcagTGGACACAATATTTTCCAATACATAGATTACATTTGATGCACATTAGACTTGTTACTTTCAGTTTAGTCTTCATTCAAACTCAAATGTAATCCCAGTTTTGTAACCATTATTCTTTTGTCACCATCATCCTATGGATGACCctggttttgaaacaaaataaaatattgtttgTTGGATCTtcatttttctgaattttaCTCAACTCTGTTTGCTTATATTGTATTCAATGAACTCATTGATTGTTTTGGAATTTCATAACGGTTCTGTTCAACTTTACATCTGATGGAATGTTCCTTCTAAGTTGTGCATTAAAGATTTGTAGCATTTATACATCTAACCTTGACTTAATTGTCATTAGATCATTTTAAAGAAAGGTGGATTGTTGTGAATATGAGATGGGTACTGTCATGGGGTGTTTATTTGGCAAAATTCCATGTTAACATGGTTCTTTTTAAAAGCACAAATTGGCTTTCTCGGCTGCTTTAATGTATTTATACTTTTACTTTGTGTGAGTGAGCATGCTTTTTTTTCCctaacaaagaaagaaatagtctgttgatatatatatatatatatatattggatgtTGGTGCTCTGTAGTCAATATTTTTATGAGCGAATTGTTTGCTATTCCTGTTGTGCATTCCATAGCTGTTTCTCAATGAATATTCTCACAATGAGGACCATCTGAAATGtagaaaataatgtttaaaattaacAAGGTTCTCGTCCAGTCCAGTCCAGGCCAGTCCAGACTCCAGTCCAGTCTAACATGGCAGATGACGAGCATGGAGACCACCCGGAAAGAGAATGGAATTGCAGGATAGCAGGGTTTTCTAGACCCCAGGAATATAATGCAAACCCATTTGAAAGCGAAAGAGAGCAATCAGGTACCCTTTGCCCATCTTTCTCAGCCCCACTAAAAAACCACTTCATGCTGGAtgcctttctctttttattaatttcaagttCCATTCCCAACACTTCACCCACTACAGCCATCACCATTTTTAAACTCTAAAAACCGAAAAGGTTGGCTTTGGAGATGAAAAGCTCTCTCCCACCACTCAAACTTACtatcatttatttatcatatatacatatattagccCATTATTCAATAAAGAATCTCAGAAAGAACACACCCAAAAAGCCGAATCCTCATGGGATTTGAGATAGTCTCTGATTAGCGCTTTGAGTAGGTATGATGGTTGGTGGTTTTTGTGCTTGATCTCATATTAATGTTTGATTCTTGTGCTTTGTCTTTACATTCACACTGCCCTAAGCCATTGTTTGTTGGGTTGTTTTCCACACATCAtctatcatgtttttttttaaatacttgttATTGTATTATGACCCTACTCGATGGATTCCAATCTGTTGTTGTCCTTTGTTATGAGGGAATAAGCATGTGTTGGTTAAACTTAAGTagatacaaaaaatattttagggttttgttaatGCCTAATGGTGTATGcatgtctgtgtgtgtgtgtgggcaCGTTCCATGTGAAGGGCTCAATCCCTTCAGAGGAAAGAGCAGGCCCCACTTTTTAGCTTTCTATGTGTGTTGTTATTTCTTGGCTAAAGTGTATGCTTCTTTTACTGACAAGCCACTAAGCAATCCCCTCGTCTTGTCTAAAAGTTATCTTCTACTTGGCACTGGCTATTGAGGTTGGTTTGCATGGCCACTAGCCACTAGGCTATAAGGAAGAAGGTTTTCTTTTGATACTCTCAAAAAGGAAGCTTAGGGTTTGGTGGTGGGGGTTTTCTTTCTAGTTTTCCACCCCTTTTATCATCACGGTCTTATTTTGGTATCATGTTGTTCTTCTGACTTTTGTGGATTAGAACCAAGAATTGGATGACTTCTCTCATCATGAGCCCTGAAGACTGATGAGGAGCTGATGAGCTGttgctttttcttttgtatttttaaaatttatttttattttatttttgtaaactaAAAATGATTAAAGAGTGATAATTTTTTGTACCCTAATATGGATGGATGGTTCTAATTTCCTTATTAATTTCTGGTGGAACAACTTGAGGAAGGTGTCAAACTTTTCAAGCAGTTTCTAACTTTCTATGATTACAGTTGTTATAGATCCTTATTAGTGAGTGAAATTGGTTGATTAGAGAAAAGGTTCCGGAAAATATAAACAAAGGTTCCAAACAAAACTCACGTGAATGTGGACGAGAGCGTAGTTCTAGGGACTCTGTTGCCACTGGCTTCATACAATGCCCTACCTAGCACGTTTACCATAGAACGGCCACAATACCCCTGATCTAACTggtcctttttttaaattttttttatctatttcccAAAATGCACCTTTTacgagagacagagagagaaagagagagagcatTCTCAGCCTCTCAGGATCTCGATGAACTTTCCGCCAAACCACTCCCTGACGACGAGAAGAagtatttcatatattttattctattttatttgttaaatttacTCGgctattttattatcttttagaTATCCGGAAAAAacgttctctctctctctctctttctctctctcatcaaCAAAAGCTCTTTTAGCTGGTTTTTGACTTTGTGTGTTGCCAAATGCCAagtccttaaaaaaattttttttaaaaaaatccacttTCCAAACATTTTTAACTGATATAATAAAGGcagaaagtaaaaaagaaaaaggtttttttaaaaaaaaagaaaaagaaaaagaagcgcGCGCAAACAGACAAAACCACCCATTTGGCCATCTTCTCCCCACCCTTTCTTGTCACGACGTTTATGATGAAAACCCTCTTCTATCAACCATTAGATATTCATCCAACGGTTATAATCTAATCCATAAGAAACCAAATCTACCATTTATTTACACTACTCTTAGCTTTCCATTATCCACCTCCTCATGCACTCTTATCATCTTCGCTCTCTTTCTCCAAAGAaaccaagaacaacaacaacaacaacaacaacaacaatggcgTCTCTATCTCTCCGTTTCCTCATCTATCtattcctcctcctcctctgcaTCCACTCGTcggagcagcagcagcaaccACTGAACCCAGTCACAGTCCCTGCCCACCCAACCTCCGACGATCTCTTCAACCAAACATGCCATCTGGACCTCTCCGCCGAACTCTTCGGAGGAGTCGCCGAAGCCTGTGGCCAAACCCTCGACCGTGGCCGCTGCTGCCCTGTCCTCGCCGCATGGCTCTTCGCCGCCCACGCACGCTCCGCCCTCGACCTTCACAGCGGACAGGAGCAAACCCCTTCCATCAACCCCACCGCCGCCGGCGATGTCCTTCCTGTCATGCCTGACTCCGACTCTCAGCGCTGCGTGGACGCGCTGCAGAGCTCGTTAACCAGCCGTGACATTCGCCTGCCGAAGCCCAACGCGACATGTGATACAGTGCTATGTTTCTGTGGCATTAGGCTTCATGATCTTGGCTCCTTGAGTTGCCCGGCGGCGTTTAATGTATCCGGCCACCGGAATGCCACTCCGACGCCGGCGCTGAAGGAGTTGGAACGGAGCTGTGGCAATGCTTCCTATGCTGGCTGTACTCGTTGCCTTGGGGCTCTTCACAAGGTCTCATTAGCTACCTCATTCacgcctttttttttttttaatttccatttCCACATTTTTACACTGCCATTTCCCACCTGGTTTTTCCATTCAATCATAATATTTAACACTCACACtcgttttcatttaaattttttggttcAATTGAAGCTAATTGGgagaacttttttttaaaaaaaaattgaaaattctccttttgttttgattttttggttTAGTGGTAGtgagatttttgtttatttttatttttgggttctTGATTGTGATGgataatattctttttttctttccatctGCATAAGAAGTTGAAGCATATATATCTATCCCATACATTaagtataaataaatttaaggtTAAAAAGGAATTCGCTTCTTTGCATCTCTGCCTTTTTGTGGTAAATTTAATCCGAAACTACTCTGAAAGACCCCTGCCCATGTTTTCTGCTTCTTTTGAGGTTAAAATTGTGTCTCCTTCAAGCTTTTTGAAAGAGTGAGTGAGccttttgtgttttttctcatgcttatttattaatttatttttgtttcttaaatttttttttaatatagaaaagaatatatatttaagagATCAATTGTGATTGATTGACTGATTGATATACAAGAATATGACGGTGGGGTGTTTGATTGTAGCTGGAGGAGAACGAGAAAAATGAGACTAGGAGCAGCAGGATGATGAATAGGGACTGCCAGCTCATGGGGCTGACGTGGCTGCTGACTAGGAACAGGACGGCCTTCATCCCAACGGTGTCCGCTGTCCTGCGGGCCATTCTATACACTAATCATCCGCAGCAATACACGTACACATGTAGCCCGGACCAAGAGAACATGCCTCTCGCCGTCGATTCCCTCCAGTTCCGCAACCTCGACTCCTCCTCCGCTTCGTACTATCCTCGCTTCGCCCTCAACCATTACCCTTATTCCATCCATGTCCTCATCTTCTATCTTCTGTTATTCCAGTATTAGTACTTTAGTAGTAGTCTTCACTGTATATCTTTCTTTTCAACTAAAATATATGACAACCCTTTTTGATACAAACATATATCCTAACCTAATACTTGATTTTAACATAAACAGTCTTTAAgtaattgatattattattattataagtattATGTGTGGCTCTATCTACAGAAGCAAAATTGGCAGGTGATGgtcaaataaatattgaagtaaaATGGTGAAAAACAGGCTGTTCCAATAAAGCTTTAGGAGATAATAGGGtaacaaataataaagaaaaactatgtACAACAATGCCTACTTCTAAATGAGCCTTCTCACAAGTTCTTCTTTCCGCTTTCAATATTGGACTATGTATTACACTACAGCATTCGATTTTTTGAGAATTAGCCACATGAATGTCCTCTATCCTGGAGCCacagaaaacaaaagataaggcCAAATGATAGAAGAAAGCACGTACCTCTGAATAAACTGGTAACCGAAAGCTCTAAAAAAACCATGACCTCTATCAAACAATGTTGAATATTTCtacaaggataaaaaaaaaaaatcataagcatACCAAGGTGACAAAAAATTAAATGGAAAGAAAATCTGATATTTGGTTGATGCAGGAAAATgaatttacttttaatttgatgttgttGGCCCAACTGAAACATATCTGAGGATCAGGGATCCATTATTGCAACCTCCGAGCTTCTTCGGCGGGCAAGGAATACTATCATCACTGTTCTTGGCTTGCCATTCATTTGACACCGGTGAAGCAGATTGGAAAGAGCCGCCATGGTTCAATCCAGAAGGGAGTCTCTGCTTGACACCATTAGCTACCTTCCTCCCAGCAGCAGCAGATGTCTTTCCTCTACCAGGTTGTGCACTACAAGTGGAAACTGGAACCACCCCAGACAAGCTTCCCTTGGGAATCTCTTGGCAACAGCTTAGGCAAAGTATATAAGAACAGCTTGAGCAACATCGATGAATATCAGCAATCCCCCGTTTACAAAAATAACTGTCAAAACATTCATGTCTGAGCATACTTAACTTCAGAACCATTGAAGATAAACAAACAGTTCATGTCTATTCATTGAAATTCTGAAATCATAAAGTTCAATCTTAAACCATTCATGATAATTACTGAATCAGCCATGCTTGCAAAATCATCAGTTAAGCACTAgacaaatttctaatattagcTTGTTTTAGGTTAAGAAACAACCAAGATGCAAAAAGCAGGAATAGAAGGGCAGAATCATTCAAGAAACACTAACTATACCAGTTGATTAACTCATTACGGCTGGAGTCTGTCATTTGAAGCTGCACGCTGAAAATCTTTCTTCCTGAAATTGAAAAGATAAGTTAGAAGATGCAACATGCACAGCATAAAAGGCTTGTAGAACACACAATCACCTTGTCTGCTTGCCTCAATTCCAAgttcaattttcttttcctgACTGACTCTCTTCAACACTGGGAGCAGCTGGGAGATCAGATATTGAGCATATTGGATCTCACTATCCTTCCCTTTACCATTTTCCGTTTCCTGATGCGTAGGAACAGATGAAATAAAGAGTGATTAGACATCTATCAggattaggaggcataatagtaaGCAGCTGCAACGCTGAAATGTAACCAAGAAACAAGCATACCTTTACCACAATCTCTTTAGTTCCACAAGGACTACATGCTTCACAAGAGCACTCACCACGGCAAACTGGACATGTCACTTTGACTTCGATTTCCGACAGCCCAGAGTACCTAAACTTTATCATGGTCAGAAACAATGGACATCATACATAAACAATTTTCAATAGAAAACACTACGGTATATACAACATTGAAGCATATGTATATAAATCTCTCCAATACAACCAAGATTCTACTGAAACTTGCtctagaaaaa includes the following:
- the LOC120267682 gene encoding uncharacterized GPI-anchored protein At4g28100-like, which gives rise to MHSYHLRSLSPKKPRTTTTTTTTTMASLSLRFLIYLFLLLLCIHSSEQQQQPLNPVTVPAHPTSDDLFNQTCHLDLSAELFGGVAEACGQTLDRGRCCPVLAAWLFAAHARSALDLHSGQEQTPSINPTAAGDVLPVMPDSDSQRCVDALQSSLTSRDIRLPKPNATCDTVLCFCGIRLHDLGSLSCPAAFNVSGHRNATPTPALKELERSCGNASYAGCTRCLGALHKLEENEKNETRSSRMMNRDCQLMGLTWLLTRNRTAFIPTVSAVLRAILYTNHPQQYTYTCSPDQENMPLAVDSLQFRNLDSSSASYYPRFALNHYPYSIHVLIFYLLLFQY
- the LOC120267681 gene encoding uncharacterized protein LOC120267681: MGRKAFLRQAEEQVPDDLRCRRSDGRSWRCPRRAVSGVSFCEHHYGQAQRHAAQRAAPAEPKEKRGVSALVAVDHPPEKRRKRGGAMDELVRVAVRRQVKRSEERRKRGKTSKEAKGKEVVINLPNGVMAISPTPLKGLGNADPPLDQKLGLGFNGADFSSQRRFRSKNLEPVPIQSISRFPSIKGSGKRLKRVCHRCRESKVGRLVMCSSCKKESFCTGCIKEWYSGLSEIEVKVTCPVCRGECSCEACSPCGTKEIVVKETENGKGKDSEIQYAQYLISQLLPVLKRVSQEKKIELGIEASRQGRKIFSVQLQMTDSSRNELINCYFCKRGIADIHRCCSSCSYILCLSCCQEIPKGSLSGVVPVSTCSAQPGRGKTSAAAGRKVANGVKQRLPSGLNHGGSFQSASPVSNEWQAKNSDDSIPCPPKKLGGCNNGSLILRYVSVGPTTSN